TTTCAGCACATACGTTCGCTCCAGCAGTTTGCCGTTATAGTTGCCGCTGGCCGCGCCAATAGTGACCACCTCGCGCTTGAGGCGGTTGTCAGAGGTGAACTTGGTGGTGGAGAAGGCTCCGGCTGCGTACTGGGTGCTGATGCCGTCATCTTCGTATAACGTGTAATTGGTCGAGCCCGCGGGATAAATATCCAGCGTAATGGGATCAGCGGGCACCTGGTTCACCCACTGCATCACAGAGCCCATGGGGATGATGGAGCCTGTTTTGATGAAGACAGGCTCGCGGTCAATGGGAGCGGGGACAGTTTGAGTGCTCCCGCCCTTGTAGATTGTTCCCGTCCAATAATCGATCCAACCTGATCCTGGGGGAAAGCTTACAGATGCGGTGGTTGCACCCGCAGTAGTAACGGGCTGCACCAGGACCTGGCTGTCGCCCGAGCCATTGACGATCTGGGCCGAACCAATCCAATGCACCTGGTACTGTACCGGCTTTTCGTGGTACTGGATTTGCGCGTTGGAGTAGCTGAAGGGCAGCAACCGGTAGCGCAGTTGGGTGTAGGTCTTGAAGATATCCTGCGCCTGCTTGCTGAACTGCCAGGGAAAGCGTGATCCGGTCAGAGTGGGTTTCGATCCGAAAAACTCCTGGCAAGGGGTAAACGTGGTGTACTCCAGCCAGCGGATGTATAGCTCGTCATCAGGAACTCCGTTATATCCGCCGGTATCACCGCACCAGAAAGCAGTGGTGTCGGGAGTATTCAGACCGGATGCGATGCGCATCTCGGCGACCAGTCCCTCCCAGGTAGCATGTGAGTCTCCAGTCCACATGCCAGGATACTGATCTGCGTTAGGGGATTTCTGCGTGTGCGTGAGCACAAATCCGCGGCCGCGGTTGGCTTCAGCAGAAACCTCGTAAGGTATCTTGCGATACAGGGTCTTGTAGTGGTCCTGGCTGTTGTTGCCGTCCTGGAGCACGCCGTCTTTGGGATACCCGCCGCCGGTGTCGAGCTTGAAGAAGTTAAGTCCCACGTCAGTCCACGGCTCGTTGAGTCCCCGCCACCATGCGACCGTTTCCGGGTTGGTGAAGTCGAAGACCCCGGTAAATTTGTTGCCGTGCCAGCCTTTGCCGTTCACTACATTGCCGGTCGAATCTTCAACGAAGAGATGCTTCGCAACACCCCGTTTGTAAAGCGGACACTCCTGATCAACCCACGGCCACTCCCACACGCCGAAGTGGAAGTGGTTCTGGTGCAGAGTGCTGATCATAAGGGTGGGGTCAGGGAACTGCTGCGGATCGAAGGTGAAGCAGATGTAGCGGGCCGGTTCCTGGTTATAGTTGCCGCTGAGCCAGCTTGAATCAATCCAGTAAAGGTCGCCGCTATAATTCTCGCGAAGCTGCTTCATGTCGCTCAGCAC
The DNA window shown above is from Terriglobales bacterium and carries:
- a CDS encoding TIM-barrel domain-containing protein, whose amino-acid sequence is MADRFGKGNAMHHQHRRLLGNVVLLCLSLCSLGVGTVLAQSDTPAGTAQTGASSSAPVAFNGNPVLPPQWAFGVLYGSYHDQAQVLSDMKQLRENYSGDLYWIDSSWLSGNYNQEPARYICFTFDPQQFPDPTLMISTLHQNHFHFGVWEWPWVDQECPLYKRGVAKHLFVEDSTGNVVNGKGWHGNKFTGVFDFTNPETVAWWRGLNEPWTDVGLNFFKLDTGGGYPKDGVLQDGNNSQDHYKTLYRKIPYEVSAEANRGRGFVLTHTQKSPNADQYPGMWTGDSHATWEGLVAEMRIASGLNTPDTTAFWCGDTGGYNGVPDDELYIRWLEYTTFTPCQEFFGSKPTLTGSRFPWQFSKQAQDIFKTYTQLRYRLLPFSYSNAQIQYHEKPVQYQVHWIGSAQIVNGSGDSQVLVQPVTTAGATTASVSFPPGSGWIDYWTGTIYKGGSTQTVPAPIDREPVFIKTGSIIPMGSVMQWVNQVPADPITLDIYPAGSTNYTLYEDDGISTQYAAGAFSTTKFTSDNRLKREVVTIGAASGNYNGKLLERTYVLKINRQALSPRKVARDRKAVKKFASQADLDAVSEGWFYDAKNKTVWIKFRIFTSTATTVVL